In Algisphaera agarilytica, a single genomic region encodes these proteins:
- a CDS encoding AraC family transcriptional regulator, translated as MVYPHGLGWQRGGGTLDTEGRATPRLIHAAWHQDIPVVPRRSEHTHDVYHIGLVHEGESSMLLDSREVSTRPGSLLIVSPGQPHCFLLPPRTRSVYSEVTFELVDRVGKSLRDPLHDVLAEWTGTDCPAWITGTVVKPDLKKTVADAIARVVMGCMTAPPRRQFLVNRALMDLLEEIASAGRAISDVADDPIAQVAALIEANLQEPISVNEMAEQVSMSPNHLIRRFRDHYGTTPLAYRQQLRLEAAISLLTMTHYPIKLIAEWTGFSSVYYFSRFFTSKVGTSPAAYREQANHDQHQT; from the coding sequence GTGGTCTATCCCCACGGCCTGGGCTGGCAACGCGGCGGTGGGACGCTCGACACCGAGGGCCGAGCCACGCCGAGGCTGATCCATGCCGCCTGGCACCAGGACATCCCGGTCGTTCCCCGCCGAAGCGAGCACACCCACGACGTGTATCACATCGGCCTGGTGCACGAAGGGGAGAGCTCAATGCTGCTGGATAGCCGTGAAGTAAGCACCCGGCCCGGCAGCCTGCTCATCGTTTCCCCCGGCCAGCCGCACTGCTTTCTGCTCCCTCCGCGCACCCGTTCGGTGTATTCCGAGGTGACCTTCGAGCTGGTTGACCGCGTAGGAAAGAGCCTCCGTGACCCGCTTCACGACGTCTTGGCCGAGTGGACCGGAACGGATTGCCCGGCCTGGATCACCGGCACGGTTGTAAAGCCCGATTTGAAGAAAACCGTCGCCGACGCCATCGCCCGGGTCGTGATGGGATGCATGACCGCCCCGCCCCGCCGTCAGTTTCTGGTCAACCGCGCGCTGATGGATCTGCTCGAAGAAATCGCGAGCGCCGGCCGCGCCATCTCTGACGTCGCCGACGACCCCATCGCCCAGGTCGCTGCGTTGATTGAAGCCAACCTGCAGGAGCCGATCTCGGTCAACGAGATGGCCGAGCAGGTCAGCATGAGTCCAAACCACCTAATACGCCGGTTCCGCGACCACTACGGCACCACCCCGTTGGCTTACCGTCAGCAACTCCGGCTGGAAGCCGCCATCAGCCTACTCACCATGACTCACTACCCGATCAAGCTCATCGCTGAGTGGACCGGCTTCAGCAGCGTGTACTACTTTTCACGCTTCTTCACCTCGAAGGTCGGCACTTCACCGGCCGCGTACCGTGAACAAGCCAACCATGATCAACACCAAACGTGA
- the nqrF gene encoding NADH:ubiquinone reductase (Na(+)-transporting) subunit F, whose protein sequence is MSTVLTPHPEIELQDYSLVGKNTELAIEKGLAEADWYTSPISRKDLKSLLERKDGPPIRDCVIYFGLIAVFGVATYLLWGSWWALLPMMGYGLLWASASDARWHESSHGTAFKTDWLNNLLYEVSSFMVLRESVPWRWSHTRHHSDTIIVGRDPEIAVPRPPDLKALLLKCINFQAFRRYIRNIALHSFGRVTPEEATFIPESEYPKVFFRARIYAAIYLGIVAFAVYFQTWLPFVFVLGPNLYGAWLMPIYGWTQHAGLAENVLDHRLNCRTMKLNIVHRFLYWNMNYHLEHHMFPLVPYHQLPKLHELIKDDCPATYPGLIATYREIIPAVLRQIKDPGYFVKRALPDTARPVGKVPTSEPIVSEQSGPVDGWIEVCDADLLEKSDVVRFDHGSRTYAVYRTEDDGYYATDGICTHGNTHLSDGLVKGDIVECPKHNGRFNIQDGSPARAPVCVGLQTYPVEIRDSRIFLRLNADEKTTQDIYTFEVVSNRNVATFIKELTLKPKTLSELPNYHPGQYMQLDIPAYARISFEDIEVPEPFHTVWKQHHVYDFASTNRLDIRRNYSLATAPSHERGVLKFNVRIATPPRGQDCDAGVGSTYVHSLKPGDTVTAIGPFGDFLIKDTDQEMVYLGGGAGMAPLRSHIMHLFETLQTGRKVSFWYGARSKQEIFYEQEFRELESRFPNFTFHLALSEPQPEDEWDGPTGFIHQHLKSTYLDRHPNPDQIEFYLCGPPVMIQAAQSMLTQEFAVSQDGIAFDEF, encoded by the coding sequence ATGAGTACCGTCCTCACCCCGCACCCCGAAATCGAGCTTCAGGATTACAGCCTCGTCGGTAAGAACACCGAGCTGGCGATCGAGAAGGGCTTGGCCGAGGCCGACTGGTACACCTCGCCGATTTCACGCAAGGACCTCAAGTCCCTGCTGGAGCGGAAAGACGGGCCACCGATCCGGGATTGTGTGATCTACTTCGGGTTGATTGCCGTGTTCGGGGTCGCGACCTATCTGCTGTGGGGGTCTTGGTGGGCGTTGCTGCCCATGATGGGGTACGGACTTTTGTGGGCTTCTGCGTCGGACGCCCGCTGGCACGAATCGAGCCACGGCACGGCATTCAAGACTGACTGGCTGAACAACCTGCTCTACGAAGTTTCTTCGTTCATGGTTTTGCGTGAGTCGGTGCCCTGGCGATGGAGCCATACCCGACATCACAGCGACACCATCATCGTTGGCCGCGACCCCGAGATTGCCGTGCCCCGCCCGCCCGATCTCAAAGCGTTGCTGCTCAAATGCATTAACTTCCAGGCGTTTCGTCGGTACATCCGTAATATCGCGCTGCATAGCTTCGGGCGTGTCACTCCCGAAGAAGCGACCTTCATCCCCGAGTCGGAATACCCAAAGGTCTTCTTCCGTGCCCGTATCTACGCGGCGATCTACCTGGGCATCGTTGCCTTCGCGGTCTACTTTCAGACTTGGCTGCCGTTTGTATTTGTGCTTGGGCCCAACCTCTACGGCGCCTGGCTGATGCCGATCTACGGCTGGACGCAGCACGCCGGGCTCGCGGAAAATGTTTTAGATCACCGGCTCAACTGCCGCACGATGAAACTCAACATCGTGCACCGGTTCCTCTACTGGAACATGAACTACCACCTTGAGCACCATATGTTTCCGCTGGTGCCGTACCACCAGCTGCCCAAGCTTCACGAGCTGATCAAAGACGACTGCCCCGCAACGTACCCCGGGCTGATCGCCACCTACCGCGAGATCATCCCGGCCGTACTCCGTCAGATCAAAGACCCCGGCTATTTCGTCAAGCGTGCTCTGCCGGACACCGCTCGTCCCGTCGGAAAGGTCCCGACCAGTGAACCGATTGTTTCGGAACAGAGCGGCCCCGTTGACGGCTGGATCGAGGTCTGTGATGCCGACTTGCTTGAGAAAAGCGACGTCGTCCGTTTCGACCATGGCAGCCGAACCTACGCGGTGTATCGCACCGAAGACGACGGCTACTACGCGACCGACGGTATCTGTACCCACGGCAATACGCACCTCTCAGACGGGCTGGTCAAAGGCGACATCGTGGAATGTCCCAAGCACAACGGCCGATTCAACATCCAGGACGGCAGCCCCGCCCGTGCACCGGTGTGTGTGGGGCTCCAGACCTACCCCGTTGAAATCCGCGACTCCAGGATTTTCCTCCGGCTCAACGCCGATGAGAAAACCACACAAGACATTTACACGTTTGAAGTCGTGAGCAACCGCAATGTCGCGACGTTCATCAAAGAACTCACGCTCAAGCCCAAGACCCTCAGCGAGCTGCCGAACTACCACCCCGGTCAATACATGCAGCTCGATATACCCGCTTACGCCCGAATATCGTTCGAGGACATCGAAGTCCCCGAGCCATTTCACACCGTGTGGAAGCAGCACCATGTCTACGACTTTGCTTCTACAAACAGGCTTGATATCCGCCGGAATTATTCGCTGGCCACTGCGCCATCGCACGAACGGGGGGTGCTGAAGTTCAATGTCCGGATCGCGACTCCGCCACGTGGCCAGGACTGCGACGCGGGGGTTGGGTCGACATATGTTCACAGCCTAAAGCCCGGTGACACGGTGACGGCTATAGGGCCATTCGGTGATTTTCTCATCAAGGACACCGATCAAGAGATGGTCTACCTCGGCGGCGGGGCGGGCATGGCGCCGCTGCGTTCTCATATCATGCACCTGTTCGAAACCCTCCAGACCGGCCGGAAGGTTAGCTTCTGGTACGGTGCACGATCCAAGCAGGAGATCTTCTACGAACAAGAGTTCCGCGAGCTTGAGAGCCGTTTCCCGAATTTCACTTTCCATCTCGCACTTTCCGAACCACAGCCCGAAGACGAGTGGGACGGCCCAACGGGTTTTATCCACCAACACCTCAAATCGACCTATCTCGACCGCCACCCCAACCCCGACCAGATCGAGTTCTACCTCTGCGGCCCCCCGGTCATGATTCAAGCCGCTCAGTCCATGTTGACCCAGGAATTCGCCGTGTCTCAAGACGGCATCGCGTTTGACGAGTTCTAA
- a CDS encoding aldo/keto reductase: MTMPQRPFGNPDLLFNPIGFGAMRIQPNDQGYSDALLYALEKGVDFIDTARNYGQSEEVVAKTLRQWTGERPFIATKVKPKDISNWRFYVPIEKQFTPDSIRESVETSLATLGVDCLDLVQLHQWYYPWSYRIEWLDTLRTLRDEGKLRYIGVSAQDHEHDAVLKLVEDGLVDSVQIILNAFESRPLVSCVPLCEQKQVGFIARCVFDHSGSLATGGDREVLANDVKLSNASPELVSEYLRRIARLRDDLCDDTMDLNELSIRFALTQPGVSILALSLSSAKRIDRALKAAEKGPLPADVFDRVCREHVWVKNFYYLSKSTVDGNPSK; this comes from the coding sequence ATGACTATGCCTCAACGCCCCTTCGGCAATCCCGATCTTCTGTTCAATCCCATCGGCTTCGGCGCGATGCGGATCCAGCCCAATGACCAAGGCTACTCCGACGCCCTGCTCTACGCACTAGAGAAAGGCGTCGACTTCATCGACACGGCTCGGAACTACGGCCAAAGCGAAGAGGTGGTTGCCAAGACGCTGCGGCAGTGGACCGGCGAACGCCCATTCATTGCCACGAAGGTCAAGCCGAAGGACATCAGCAACTGGCGCTTCTACGTGCCTATTGAGAAGCAGTTCACCCCCGACAGTATTCGAGAGTCGGTCGAGACCAGCCTCGCAACACTCGGCGTCGATTGCCTGGACTTGGTCCAACTACACCAGTGGTATTACCCCTGGTCCTACAGGATCGAATGGCTCGATACGTTGCGGACGTTACGTGACGAAGGCAAACTCCGCTACATCGGTGTGAGCGCACAGGACCACGAGCACGACGCGGTGCTGAAGCTGGTCGAAGACGGTCTGGTCGACTCGGTCCAGATCATTCTCAATGCCTTCGAATCGCGTCCGCTGGTGAGCTGTGTCCCGCTTTGCGAGCAGAAGCAGGTCGGCTTCATCGCACGCTGTGTGTTCGATCACTCGGGTTCATTGGCCACCGGTGGAGACCGGGAGGTGCTGGCCAACGATGTGAAGCTCTCCAATGCTTCACCGGAACTGGTCTCCGAATATCTCCGGCGCATTGCCCGTCTGCGAGATGATTTGTGTGACGACACGATGGACCTCAACGAACTGTCCATCCGCTTCGCACTAACCCAGCCGGGTGTTTCGATACTTGCCTTGTCTCTGAGTTCGGCCAAGCGTATCGATCGTGCCTTGAAAGCTGCGGAGAAAGGGCCGCTGCCCGCCGATGTTTTCGACCGTGTCTGCCGTGAGCATGTGTGGGTGAAGAATTTCTACTACCTGAGTAAGAGCACCGTGGACGGAAACCCCAGCAAGTAA
- a CDS encoding polysaccharide deacetylase family protein: MRKTTQVSFIFDDGFEQSCLRVAELFETRGLHATFAVMAKPEGFLDEFPKGDFELWNQFQARGHGIHPHGLDHSDLAAIPYSEATAKIDECLAYFAEHLDGFSAADTPYHLTYNRSTPEVEQYLLQRVAAIRTCGDGQPTDGLNDDQAIDRRSFTSAWHGPEPCDDHLLATLKNAEDSDAPLLLYMLHGLDQEGWGPISDNGLQRALDFIQASKTLDYRPLDALLPKRSPS; this comes from the coding sequence ATGCGGAAGACCACGCAAGTCAGCTTCATTTTCGATGACGGTTTCGAGCAGAGCTGCCTGCGGGTGGCGGAACTGTTCGAGACGCGAGGGCTTCACGCCACTTTTGCGGTGATGGCTAAGCCAGAAGGTTTCCTGGACGAATTCCCGAAAGGGGACTTCGAGCTGTGGAACCAGTTCCAAGCGCGTGGGCACGGGATCCACCCCCACGGCCTGGATCACAGCGATCTCGCGGCGATCCCCTATTCCGAGGCTACAGCAAAGATCGATGAATGCTTAGCGTACTTCGCAGAGCATCTCGATGGCTTTAGCGCTGCCGACACTCCGTATCACTTAACCTACAACCGCTCGACGCCAGAGGTGGAGCAGTACCTGCTGCAACGCGTTGCCGCCATCCGTACCTGCGGTGACGGTCAGCCGACGGATGGTTTGAATGATGATCAGGCGATTGATCGCCGCAGCTTCACCAGTGCGTGGCACGGCCCCGAGCCTTGCGATGACCACCTGCTGGCCACGCTCAAGAACGCTGAAGATTCGGATGCTCCGTTGCTGCTCTACATGCTGCACGGCTTAGACCAGGAAGGGTGGGGCCCGATCAGCGACAATGGCCTGCAGCGTGCACTGGATTTCATCCAGGCCTCTAAAACGCTCGATTACCGTCCCCTCGACGCTCTTCTGCCAAAGCGATCTCCATCATGA
- a CDS encoding Gfo/Idh/MocA family protein, translating into MSSRIRTAIIGYGRSGQLLHAGGLRGNPESFDIKAIASRSAESRQKGEADFGCPTFADYREMLRQVELDLVVIVTRNDQHAEMACEALDAGCHVLVTKPLATNTQEVKEIYDAAQAAGKKVFPYLPARWGTDYRRLRDIVDSGEIGDVFAIHRSAFGFATRSDWQTQTEHGGGIVLNWGAHLIDPPMFLAGGAPKHVFGSCQQVLNPGDAEDVFYSILTMDNGVRVHSQWSFSPQNQPDWFVQGSGGCIIVNDDELVVYASTPEQPDDPTNFNDMKGEASQGRGEKLGEHLFGDPIEIYRDVADDLRGVRPYPVSDAESIRLIAILDGIKQSHQQQAVVPIP; encoded by the coding sequence ATGAGTTCACGCATCCGCACCGCCATCATTGGTTACGGCCGCAGCGGGCAACTGCTGCACGCGGGAGGGCTGCGCGGCAATCCGGAGTCCTTTGACATCAAGGCCATCGCCAGCAGGTCGGCTGAGAGCCGGCAAAAGGGGGAGGCGGATTTTGGTTGCCCGACATTTGCGGATTACCGTGAAATGTTGCGTCAGGTCGAACTTGATCTGGTCGTCATTGTGACCCGCAACGACCAACACGCCGAGATGGCTTGTGAGGCATTGGACGCGGGATGCCATGTTTTGGTGACCAAACCGCTGGCGACCAATACGCAAGAAGTCAAAGAGATTTACGACGCCGCACAAGCCGCGGGCAAGAAAGTGTTCCCCTACCTGCCCGCCCGTTGGGGCACCGACTACCGCCGACTACGCGACATTGTCGATTCTGGTGAGATCGGTGACGTGTTCGCTATCCACCGCTCGGCTTTCGGGTTCGCGACCCGCAGCGATTGGCAGACCCAGACTGAGCACGGCGGCGGCATCGTGCTCAACTGGGGTGCCCATCTCATCGATCCTCCCATGTTCCTTGCGGGGGGAGCGCCGAAGCATGTCTTCGGTTCTTGTCAGCAGGTGCTGAATCCCGGGGACGCTGAAGATGTTTTCTACAGCATCCTGACCATGGACAACGGCGTCCGGGTACATTCTCAGTGGTCTTTTTCGCCGCAGAATCAGCCCGATTGGTTTGTGCAGGGCAGCGGCGGCTGCATCATCGTGAACGATGATGAATTGGTCGTCTATGCCAGCACGCCCGAGCAGCCCGACGACCCGACCAATTTCAATGACATGAAGGGCGAGGCGTCGCAGGGCCGTGGCGAAAAGCTTGGCGAACACCTGTTTGGCGATCCCATCGAGATCTACCGCGATGTGGCCGACGATCTCCGTGGGGTTCGGCCGTATCCCGTGTCTGATGCCGAATCCATTCGCTTGATCGCCATCCTCGACGGCATCAAGCAATCCCATCAACAACAAGCAGTGGTTCCCATTCCATGA
- a CDS encoding sugar phosphate isomerase/epimerase family protein, whose product MIYLTGFADEASDHIEGQVKAIQTLGWSHIELRAVNGTNITDISDDEFEHVARYLDANDIAVNAFGSTICNWGKSILEPMDKDLAEIERAIPRMKALGTKYIRIMSYAVLKDRDMSDQLVDERIDRVRRVVDRFGEEGLEALHENCANYGGMGWRYTLELVEKIPGLRLIFDTANPATTVDRKKPGETVTLSSWEFYENVRPHIAHVHIKDGRFLRDNPDSVFEDADYVWPGEGDGEVKRIVSDLFATGYDGGLSIEPHLSVVFHGEIQAASEQARFDSFVEYGKRLEQIVNDIRSTP is encoded by the coding sequence ATGATCTACCTCACAGGCTTCGCCGACGAAGCGTCTGACCATATCGAAGGCCAAGTTAAGGCGATCCAAACGCTCGGCTGGTCACATATCGAGCTACGGGCCGTCAACGGAACGAACATCACCGATATCTCGGATGACGAGTTCGAGCATGTCGCTAGGTATCTCGACGCCAATGACATCGCGGTCAACGCCTTCGGCTCGACGATTTGTAACTGGGGTAAGTCCATCCTTGAACCGATGGACAAGGACCTGGCAGAGATCGAGCGGGCGATCCCGCGGATGAAAGCCCTTGGTACGAAATACATCCGCATCATGAGTTATGCGGTGCTGAAAGACCGGGATATGTCCGATCAACTGGTTGATGAGCGTATTGACCGGGTCCGTCGCGTGGTCGATCGCTTCGGCGAGGAAGGCCTCGAGGCGTTGCACGAAAACTGTGCGAACTACGGCGGGATGGGCTGGCGTTACACGCTCGAGCTTGTCGAGAAGATCCCCGGACTCCGGCTGATCTTCGATACCGCGAACCCGGCGACGACGGTTGATCGGAAGAAGCCAGGCGAAACCGTCACGCTGTCGTCCTGGGAGTTTTACGAGAACGTCCGCCCGCATATCGCCCACGTCCACATCAAAGACGGCCGGTTCCTCCGCGATAATCCCGATTCGGTTTTTGAAGATGCCGATTACGTTTGGCCCGGCGAAGGTGACGGGGAGGTGAAGCGCATCGTCTCCGACCTCTTCGCCACGGGCTACGACGGTGGGCTGAGTATCGAGCCGCACCTGTCGGTGGTGTTCCACGGTGAAATTCAAGCCGCCTCGGAGCAGGCCCGGTTTGACAGTTTTGTCGAATACGGCAAGCGTCTGGAACAGATCGTTAACGACATCCGGAGCACGCCGTGA
- a CDS encoding sodium:solute symporter family protein, translating to MTLIASSNLGYTPYVVLGGYLVFLLVLGLFSFLKSRGASDAEADYYLAGRGQGILVTSLTIMATYFSGFAILTFPGWVYSHGISPMLYALNLPVAAAAIFIIGNRIRAAGRKHGFITPADMIIHHYGDSRLLRVLVVLTGALYAIPYIIMQVKAGGELAEGLFKDTPPFHLMGMEITIYEAGVFTLALITMLYVLVGGMRSVAWTDVAQGLLLLSAMLVSGLAIFYALDGPGNYFKQVTQLDGEFLTMPAFGQRFNATSALTFCLFASLASVIQPSQWMRFYSARNRDTLRKTSIIFATVLPLCFLVGVFLVGLGGQVLFPTGSEEAAASLARPDQIVILVISQTLPELFSTFGVFVVTLILVAVMAASMSTADSALHALSGIATRDIYKPLRPQSTEAERTWFGRGVIVVATLVSALIAHGLADTPFLSTITQFFFLAMAFSAQLLPITIDMLFLKKGSAPGAVAGLAAGLLTVCLFPGISPLLFGEESGLVQITTQLKSHADVGMYGIVVNVMVFIAVDRIVHVIRKK from the coding sequence ATGACGCTCATCGCCTCGTCCAATCTCGGATACACCCCCTACGTCGTACTCGGCGGGTACCTTGTTTTCTTGCTGGTTCTGGGGCTATTCAGTTTCCTGAAGAGCCGTGGGGCCAGCGACGCCGAGGCCGACTACTACCTGGCCGGTCGGGGCCAGGGAATCCTGGTGACCTCGTTGACGATCATGGCGACCTACTTTTCCGGGTTCGCGATCCTCACGTTTCCCGGCTGGGTGTATAGCCATGGCATCTCGCCGATGCTGTACGCGTTGAACCTCCCGGTGGCCGCCGCAGCGATCTTCATCATCGGCAACCGCATCCGGGCCGCGGGGCGCAAGCACGGGTTTATCACCCCCGCCGACATGATCATCCATCACTACGGAGACTCTCGCCTTCTGCGGGTGCTTGTGGTGCTCACCGGTGCGCTCTACGCGATCCCTTACATCATCATGCAGGTGAAAGCGGGCGGCGAGCTTGCCGAGGGGCTTTTTAAGGATACGCCGCCGTTCCATCTGATGGGCATGGAGATCACCATCTACGAGGCGGGGGTCTTCACGCTGGCTCTGATCACGATGCTCTACGTGTTGGTGGGGGGGATGCGTTCGGTCGCCTGGACCGATGTCGCGCAGGGGCTGCTATTGCTCTCGGCGATGCTCGTATCGGGTTTGGCGATCTTTTATGCCCTCGACGGCCCGGGTAACTACTTCAAGCAAGTCACCCAGCTCGACGGCGAATTCCTGACCATGCCCGCATTCGGGCAGCGGTTTAACGCGACCTCGGCCCTGACGTTCTGCCTGTTCGCGTCCTTGGCTTCCGTGATCCAGCCCTCACAATGGATGCGGTTCTACTCCGCACGTAACCGCGACACGCTGCGCAAAACCTCAATTATCTTTGCCACGGTATTGCCCCTGTGTTTCCTGGTCGGGGTGTTCCTCGTGGGGCTGGGGGGGCAGGTGTTGTTCCCCACCGGCTCCGAAGAAGCCGCAGCCAGTCTCGCCCGCCCCGATCAGATCGTCATCCTTGTGATCTCTCAGACGCTCCCGGAGTTGTTCAGCACGTTTGGGGTGTTTGTGGTCACGCTCATCCTGGTGGCGGTCATGGCGGCTTCGATGTCCACCGCCGACTCGGCGCTTCACGCCCTGTCGGGTATCGCCACTCGTGATATCTACAAGCCGCTGCGTCCGCAATCGACCGAGGCCGAGCGGACATGGTTTGGCCGCGGGGTCATTGTTGTGGCGACGCTCGTTTCGGCGTTGATCGCCCACGGATTGGCCGATACACCGTTCTTGTCGACGATCACGCAGTTCTTCTTCCTCGCCATGGCGTTTTCCGCCCAGCTCCTGCCGATTACTATCGACATGCTTTTCCTCAAGAAAGGCAGCGCTCCGGGGGCAGTCGCCGGACTCGCGGCGGGCCTCCTGACGGTCTGTCTGTTTCCGGGTATCAGCCCGTTGCTGTTCGGCGAGGAATCGGGGCTGGTTCAAATCACCACTCAGCTGAAATCTCACGCTGATGTGGGGATGTACGGCATCGTGGTCAATGTTATGGTTTTCATTGCCGTAGATCGTATTGTCCATGTCATTCGTAAGAAGTGA